Proteins encoded together in one Microcaecilia unicolor chromosome 3, aMicUni1.1, whole genome shotgun sequence window:
- the LOC115464691 gene encoding vomeronasal type-2 receptor 26-like gives MLSYNIWSRKSKHYHTGRSRSSFTSLKVEAHLILLLLMLCDILWKMTECQCTLGNYLSTQLQPGYRRDGDIMIGGLVTVETFYPDNHPSFTTVPPFVGLSFPVPSNYYNFLAFVSAVEEINNSSELLPNLTLGFHIENPYDNFFLMYRAAMNIFSGMDTGIPNYSCKTSGPLFAIIESLPPEHSSQFSSLSRIYHSPQISYTSGNLVMSDTAKFPYFYRTVPSELHICAGIVKLLKYFDWTWVGIIAFEDENSMRAVQILREGIEQSGGCIEFIETFRQSRSFMLPNKNNIYNTVSTSSTKVIILYCNKDYREPIRHTPIWEASGKVWIITEEWGFLFPSNNVDRKNIIVFVVAKKTIPSFHKFVRELHHYLKNLHFKNVLGEEIFFDENGDLAIGYDIINVVILPDETRIKEIVGSYNPYAPQEQEFTINKEAIMWESTFNETPPEFRCSPSCSPGFRKLTREGEPVCCYDCIPCPEGEVSSQNDIDTCTKCPEDQWPNQKRDACIPKVISFLTYQEPLGITLTFFCIILILINTVILGIFIHYKDTPIVKANNRELSYILLISLMLCFLCSLVFIGHPDKVTCILRQTAFGISFSIALSSILAKTTTVVMAFHAIKPGSKLRKWMGSRISISVVLFCSLIQTVLCLAWLFTAPPFPYLNMKSEIGTILIECNEGSIHAFYFVLGYLGFLAGISFIIAFLARNLPDRFNEAKYITFSMLVFCSVWISFIPTYMSTKGKYMVAVEIFAILASSAGLLGCIFFPKCYVILLRPERNSRTCL, from the exons ATGCTGAGCTATAACATTTGGAGCAGGAAGAGCAAACATTATCACACTGGCAGAAGCAGAAGCTCTTTCACATCCTTAAAGGTGGAAGCTCATCTGATTCTGCTTCTATTGATGCTTTGTGACATCCTGTGGAAGATGACTGAGTGTCAGTGCACACTTGGAAACTACCTATCAACACAGCTACAACCAGGTTACCGTAGGGATGGGGACATTATGATCGGGGGACTTGTAACTGTAGAAACCTTTTACCCAGATAATCATCCATCCTTCACAACTGTTCCCCCATTTGTTGGACTGAGCTT TCCTGTACCGTCGAACTATTACAACTTCCTGGCCTTTGTGTCTGCGGTGGAGGAGATTAACAACAGCTCGGAGCTTTTACCCAACCTCACACTGGGGTTCCACATTGAGAACCCTTATGACAACTTTTTCTTAATGTATAGAGCTGCCATGAATATATTTTCAGGAATGGACACCGGGATCCCAAACTACAGCTGCAAAACATCTGGCCCACTGTTTGCTATCATTGAAAGTCTTCCACCTGAGCATTCGAGCCAATTTTCCAGCCTGTCCAGGATATACCACTCCCCACAG ATCAGTTACACCTCAGGAAATCTTGTCATGAGCGACACAGCTAAGTTTCCTTATTTCTACCGGACTGTCCCCAGTGAGCTGCACATCTGTGCTGGGATAGTCAAACTATTAAAATATTTTGACTGGACCTGGGTTGGTATCATTGCATTTGAGGATGAAAACAGCATGAGGGCTGTGCAGATTCTGAGAGAAGGAATTGAGcagagtggaggttgcattgaattcaTAGAAACCTTCCGTCAGTCCCGCTCATTCATGcttccaaataaaaataatatttataaCACCGTCAGTACATCTTCAACTAAAGtgattattttgtattgtaataaaGACTACAGAGAGCCTATAAGACATACACCCATTTGGGAAGCATCTGGAAAGGTCTGGATCATCACAGAAGAATGGGGATTTTTGTTCCCCTCAAACAATGTTGATAGAAAAAACATCATAGTTTTTGTTGTTGCAAAAAAGACTATTCCAAGCTTTCACAAATTTGTCCGTGAG CTTCATCATTATCTGAAGAACCTCCACTTTAAGAATGTTCTGGGTGAGGAAATCTTTTTTGATGAGAATGGTGATCTCGCCATTGGATATGATATTATAAATGTTGTCATTCTACCCGATGAGACACGGATTAAAGAAATTGTTGGAAGTTATAACCCTTATGCTCCACAAGAGCAGGAATTTACAATCAATAAAGAGGCGATCATGTGGGAGAGCACATTCAACGAG ACACCTCCAGAGTTCAGATGCAGCCCGAGTTGCTCTCCTGGGTTCAGGAAATTAACCAGGGAAGGGGAGCCCGTCTGTTGCTATGACTGTATTCCCTGTCCAGAGGGAGAAGTCTCCAGCCAAAATG ATATAGACACGTGTACAAAATGTCCAGAGGACCAATGGCCCAATCAGAAGAGGGATGCCTGCATCCCAAAAGTGATATCCTTCCTGACCTATCAGGAGCCTCTGGGGATAACTTTGACTTTCTTCTGTATTATCTTAATTCTCATTAATACTGTCATTTTGGGGATCTTTATTCATTACAAAGACACCCCCATAGTGAAAGCCAACAACCGAGAACTCAGTTACATTCTTCTCATCTCCCTCATGCTCTGCTTCCTCTGCTCCTTGGTATTCATCGGCCACCCTGACAAAGTGACCTGTATTCTCCGACAGACTGCCTTTGGGATCAGTTTCTCCATCGCTCTCTCCTCTATATTGGCAAAAACCACCACTGTGGTCATGGCCTTTCATGCCATCAAGCCTGGAAGCAAGctccggaaatggatgggttccagGATCTCAATTTCTGTAGTCCTTTTCTGTTCCCTTATTCAAACTGTTCTGTGTCTTGCCTGGTTGTTCACTGCTCCCCCATTCCCATATCTTAATATGAAATCAGAAATTGGAACAATActaattgaatgtaatgaagggtcAATACATGCATTTTACTTTGTTCTGGGTTACCTGGGATTTCTGGCTGGTATTAGCTTCATCATAGCTTTCTTAGCAAGAAATCTACCCGACAGGttcaatgaggccaagtacatcaccttcagcatgctggtgttctgcagcGTCTGGATCTCTTTCATCCCAACGTACATGAGCACCAAGGGCAAGTACATGGTGgcagtggagatatttgctaTCCTGGCCTCCAGTGCTGGACTTCTGGGCTGTATTTTTTTCCCTAAGTGCTACGTTATTCTGCTGAGACCTGAAAGGAACAGCAGAACATGCTTATAA